Proteins encoded within one genomic window of Sphingomonas sp. NBWT7:
- a CDS encoding NAD(P)-dependent oxidoreductase encodes MKIAFIGTGVMGAPMAGHLARAGHDVTVYNRTRAKAEATGLAVTETPAEAATGADAVVTCVGNDDDLAAVTLGTDGAFGAMRDDAVFIDHTTVSAAIARQLAEARALVVDAPVSGGQAGAEKGQLSIMCGGSDAAMAKARPVMEAYAARIVHVGAAGAGQQTKMVNQICIAGVLQGLSEAVRFAQASALDLDAVFEAISGGAAQSWQMVNRWPTMTTDEFDFGFAIDWMRKDLGLALDEAKRNGAVLPVAALVDQFYAEVQKMGGGRQDTSALVRRLPR; translated from the coding sequence ATGAAGATCGCTTTCATCGGCACCGGCGTGATGGGTGCCCCGATGGCGGGGCACCTTGCCCGCGCCGGCCACGACGTTACCGTCTATAATCGTACGCGTGCCAAGGCGGAGGCGACGGGGCTCGCCGTCACCGAAACGCCGGCCGAGGCGGCGACGGGCGCCGACGCGGTGGTGACGTGCGTCGGCAACGACGACGATCTGGCGGCGGTGACGCTGGGTACGGACGGCGCGTTCGGCGCGATGCGCGATGATGCGGTGTTCATCGATCACACAACGGTGTCGGCGGCGATCGCGCGGCAATTGGCCGAGGCGCGCGCGCTGGTGGTCGACGCGCCGGTGTCGGGCGGGCAGGCGGGTGCGGAGAAGGGCCAGCTTTCGATCATGTGCGGCGGCAGCGACGCGGCAATGGCAAAGGCGCGGCCGGTGATGGAGGCCTATGCCGCACGCATCGTCCACGTCGGTGCGGCGGGGGCTGGGCAGCAGACCAAGATGGTCAACCAGATCTGCATTGCGGGCGTGCTCCAAGGTTTGTCGGAGGCGGTCCGCTTCGCGCAGGCGAGTGCGCTCGATTTGGACGCGGTGTTCGAGGCGATCTCGGGTGGTGCGGCGCAGAGCTGGCAGATGGTCAATCGCTGGCCGACGATGACGACGGACGAATTCGATTTCGGTTTCGCGATCGACTGGATGCGCAAGGATCTGGGGCTGGCGCTCGACGAGGCGAAGCGCAACGGCGCGGTGCTGCCGGTCGCCGCGCTGGTCGATCAATTCTATGCCGAGGTGCAGAAGATGGGTGGCGGACGACAGGATACGAGCGCGCTGGTGCGCAGGTTGCCGCGATGA
- a CDS encoding alpha-E domain-containing protein, translating to MLSRTASSLYWLGRYVERADFIARLVEATVRLDVLSPRPAGEAAWQSALVVTETEEAFKASGASLTREAVARFLTSDTSHPGSIVRCLDMARMNAKAVRTALTRESWSAINGAWLVFDKRMSRLDSDRTLALVDAVKAETRGFEGAIHRMLRNQTTLFLRLGQATERVDDTARLLDVKYHILLPEDQSVGGTVDRDQWTTILQTVSAVTAYRWIYNDGLVPANVIDLLLSRAELPRSIAAAIEETVDVLTALAKRTGTHGEAGRMARARHARMTKTRTGDVIVSGLHQHLQALIAENDELHRAIGRQFKFH from the coding sequence ATGCTGAGCCGGACCGCGTCGTCGCTCTACTGGCTCGGACGCTACGTCGAGCGGGCCGATTTCATCGCGCGGCTGGTGGAGGCGACGGTGCGCCTCGACGTGCTGTCGCCGCGGCCCGCGGGTGAGGCGGCGTGGCAATCGGCGCTGGTGGTGACCGAGACCGAGGAGGCGTTCAAGGCGAGCGGAGCGAGCCTGACGCGTGAGGCGGTGGCGCGATTCCTGACCAGTGACACGTCGCATCCCGGATCGATCGTGCGCTGCCTCGACATGGCGCGGATGAACGCCAAGGCGGTGCGCACCGCACTGACGCGCGAGTCATGGTCGGCGATCAACGGCGCGTGGCTGGTGTTCGACAAGCGGATGAGCCGGCTCGATTCCGATCGCACGCTCGCGCTGGTCGACGCGGTGAAGGCCGAGACGCGCGGTTTCGAAGGCGCGATCCACCGCATGCTGCGCAACCAGACGACGCTGTTCCTGCGGCTGGGCCAGGCGACCGAGCGCGTCGACGACACGGCGCGGCTGCTCGACGTCAAATACCATATCCTGCTGCCCGAGGATCAGAGCGTCGGCGGGACGGTGGACCGCGACCAGTGGACGACGATCCTCCAGACGGTGTCGGCGGTGACGGCGTATCGCTGGATCTACAACGACGGGCTGGTGCCGGCGAACGTCATCGATTTACTGCTGTCGCGCGCCGAGCTGCCGCGCAGCATCGCCGCGGCGATCGAGGAGACGGTCGACGTGCTGACCGCGCTGGCGAAGCGAACCGGGACGCATGGCGAGGCGGGGCGGATGGCACGCGCCCGTCACGCGCGCATGACCAAGACGCGCACCGGCGACGTGATCGTCTCCGGCCTGCACCAGCATCTCCAGGCGCTGATCGCGGAGAATGACGAGCTGCACCGGGCGATCGGCCGCCAGTTCAAGTTCCACTGA
- a CDS encoding arginyltransferase, protein MTAPFRFPRFFVTSPAPCPYLPGRQERKVFTELTGPHAAELNDALGRIGFRRSQGVAYRPSCAGCTACVSVRVVTHDFAANATQRKLIRRNADLEVTACRPWATDEQFQLLRRYLAHRHPGGGMAGMDEQDYADMVEQSPVNSVIVEYREPGVDGRQGRLVGACLTDRQADGLSMIYSFFDPEIASRPGLGSLIILDHILRARAAGLGYVYLGYWVKGSARMAYKVRYRPIEMLGPRGWMRMADEDLATGVDTRARALA, encoded by the coding sequence GTGACCGCGCCTTTTCGTTTCCCTCGTTTCTTCGTCACCAGCCCCGCGCCGTGCCCGTATCTGCCCGGGCGGCAGGAACGGAAGGTCTTCACCGAACTCACCGGCCCGCACGCCGCCGAGCTCAACGATGCGCTCGGCCGGATCGGTTTTCGCCGCAGCCAGGGCGTCGCCTATCGCCCGTCATGCGCGGGGTGCACCGCCTGCGTCTCAGTGCGCGTCGTCACACACGATTTCGCTGCCAACGCGACGCAGCGCAAACTCATCCGTCGCAACGCCGATCTCGAAGTTACCGCCTGCCGCCCGTGGGCGACCGACGAGCAGTTCCAGCTGCTCCGCCGCTATCTCGCGCACCGCCATCCGGGCGGCGGCATGGCCGGGATGGACGAGCAGGATTACGCCGACATGGTCGAACAGTCGCCGGTCAATTCGGTGATCGTCGAATATCGCGAACCCGGCGTCGACGGCCGCCAGGGCCGGCTCGTCGGCGCCTGCCTCACCGATCGTCAGGCCGACGGGCTGTCGATGATCTACAGCTTCTTCGATCCCGAGATCGCGAGCCGGCCGGGGCTCGGCAGCCTCATCATCCTCGATCACATCCTGCGCGCGCGCGCCGCGGGGCTCGGCTACGTCTACCTTGGCTATTGGGTGAAGGGCTCGGCGCGCATGGCGTACAAGGTGCGCTACCGCCCGATCGAGATGCTCGGCCCGCGCGGATGGATGCGGATGGCGGACGAGGACCTCGCGACCGGCGTAGACACGCGCGCGCGGGCGCTGGCGTAG
- a CDS encoding transglutaminase family protein — protein sequence MRLSIEHRTRYRFTTPQARIVQLLRMTPENTYDQTVAAWHIEIDCDARMTNHRDGFGNHTTMLYCEGPLEDIELTVTGEVVTSSSGGVLHGSHETLPPAVFQRTTPTTSADAAVEAFARDLAGDAGRAALTRLNAAIGKRFPLDAARPTPGLTVAEAFARTALTARDMAQLFVAGARCVGAPARYVSGYCDLAGDHRPTPHGWAEAWIAGAGWIGFDPMLGTLADQHHVRVAVALDAIGAAPIAGSRLGEGVEALDVDVTVQAEG from the coding sequence ATGCGACTGTCGATCGAGCACCGTACCCGCTATCGCTTCACCACGCCGCAGGCGCGGATCGTCCAGCTGCTGCGGATGACGCCGGAGAACACCTACGATCAGACGGTGGCGGCGTGGCATATCGAGATCGACTGCGACGCGCGCATGACGAACCACCGCGACGGGTTCGGCAATCACACGACGATGCTGTACTGCGAGGGGCCGCTCGAGGACATCGAGCTGACGGTGACGGGCGAGGTGGTGACGAGCAGCTCGGGCGGGGTTTTGCACGGCAGCCACGAGACGCTGCCCCCCGCGGTGTTCCAGCGCACGACGCCGACGACGAGCGCCGACGCCGCCGTCGAGGCGTTCGCGCGCGATCTCGCGGGCGACGCGGGTCGCGCGGCGCTGACGCGGCTCAACGCCGCCATCGGGAAACGCTTCCCGCTCGACGCCGCGCGGCCGACTCCGGGGCTGACAGTTGCCGAGGCGTTCGCGCGCACCGCGCTGACGGCACGCGACATGGCGCAGCTGTTCGTCGCGGGCGCGCGGTGCGTGGGCGCGCCGGCGCGCTACGTGTCGGGCTATTGCGACCTAGCGGGCGATCACCGTCCGACGCCGCACGGCTGGGCCGAGGCGTGGATCGCGGGCGCCGGGTGGATCGGCTTCGATCCGATGCTCGGCACGCTCGCCGACCAGCATCACGTGCGCGTCGCGGTGGCGCTCGACGCCATTGGCGCGGCGCCGATCGCGGGATCGCGGCTGGGAGAGGGCGTCGAGGCGCTCGACGTCGACGTGACGGTGCAGGCCGAGGGATGA
- a CDS encoding protein-disulfide reductase DsbD produces the protein MTARQAWVAAFVWIVMTLSASLAGAQPRHLAIDLVPETARPAAGSTVTLAFDARPEKGWHGYWKNGGDAGVETRLTWTLPAGVRAGALRYPVPGRLIVAGLMNYVYEAPFATLVDLTIPAGLAAGTRLPVRVKADYLVCTEQICVPETQTLSTELTVGDGAIDPATRTRFDAWRRKLPRPLGSPATWAAADGAFRLAVPFPAKAPIGSAYFYPLAAGAIDYAAPQTVTRDGDRIVVATKAAATPASGSIEGVLATGEGTGFAVTAAPGRVEPVAADTGGAWRAAAIAFAGALIGGLLLNIMPCVFPILSLKALSLAKAGGNERAARGEALAYTAGVVLVCVALGGVLLALRAGGSSVGWAFQLQDPRVIGVLLLLTAAIAFNLAGLFELPTPRFAGRSGAGGAFATGALAAFVATPCTGPFMGAALGAALVLPPVAAMLVFTGLGLGIALPFLLIGFVPALRRRLPRPGAWMVRLRHILSVPMFLTALALAWVLGRQAGVNAMTIGLAAILLAGCGLWWTGQRQAGGRVRAWWPAIPALVLGLLAVILVKPQAATASVATGIAGAEPFSETRLAALQREGRPVFAYFTADWCLTCKVNEKAAIETAATARAFANGKVAVLVGDWTDGDPILGRFIEAHNRAGVPLYLWYPKGAKQPRVLPQLLTTGMLTALPGR, from the coding sequence ATGACAGCTAGGCAAGCGTGGGTAGCGGCGTTCGTTTGGATCGTGATGACGCTGTCGGCGTCGCTCGCGGGCGCACAACCGCGGCACTTGGCGATCGATCTCGTTCCCGAGACCGCGCGGCCGGCGGCGGGCAGCACGGTGACGCTGGCGTTCGACGCGCGGCCGGAGAAGGGCTGGCACGGCTATTGGAAGAACGGCGGGGACGCAGGCGTCGAGACGCGGCTGACGTGGACGCTGCCGGCCGGCGTCCGCGCGGGCGCGCTGCGCTACCCCGTGCCGGGAAGGCTGATCGTCGCGGGGCTGATGAACTACGTCTACGAGGCGCCGTTCGCGACGCTCGTCGACCTGACGATCCCGGCGGGGCTGGCGGCGGGAACGCGGCTGCCGGTGCGCGTCAAGGCGGATTACCTCGTCTGTACCGAGCAGATCTGCGTGCCCGAAACGCAAACGCTGTCGACGGAGCTGACGGTGGGCGACGGCGCGATCGACCCGGCGACGCGCACGCGGTTCGATGCGTGGCGGCGCAAATTGCCGCGGCCGCTGGGCTCGCCGGCGACATGGGCGGCGGCGGACGGCGCGTTCCGGCTGGCGGTGCCGTTTCCGGCCAAGGCGCCGATCGGTTCGGCCTATTTCTATCCGCTGGCGGCGGGCGCGATCGATTACGCCGCGCCGCAGACGGTGACGCGCGACGGCGACCGGATCGTCGTTGCCACCAAGGCGGCGGCGACGCCGGCGAGCGGATCGATCGAAGGCGTGCTGGCGACGGGCGAGGGGACCGGGTTTGCGGTGACGGCGGCGCCGGGGCGGGTCGAGCCGGTGGCGGCGGACACGGGCGGCGCGTGGCGCGCGGCCGCCATCGCCTTTGCCGGGGCGCTGATCGGCGGGCTGCTGCTCAACATCATGCCGTGCGTCTTCCCGATCCTCAGCCTCAAGGCGCTGAGCCTCGCCAAGGCGGGCGGGAACGAGCGCGCCGCGCGAGGCGAGGCGCTCGCCTATACCGCGGGTGTGGTGCTGGTGTGCGTCGCGCTGGGCGGCGTGCTGCTTGCGCTCCGTGCGGGCGGGTCGAGCGTCGGCTGGGCGTTCCAGCTGCAGGACCCGCGGGTGATCGGCGTGCTGCTGCTGCTGACCGCGGCGATCGCATTCAACCTCGCCGGATTGTTCGAACTGCCGACGCCGCGCTTCGCCGGGCGATCGGGCGCGGGCGGCGCGTTCGCGACCGGCGCGCTGGCGGCGTTCGTCGCGACGCCGTGCACCGGGCCGTTCATGGGCGCGGCGCTGGGCGCGGCGCTGGTGCTGCCGCCGGTGGCGGCGATGCTGGTATTCACCGGGCTGGGGCTCGGCATCGCACTGCCGTTCCTGCTGATCGGCTTCGTCCCCGCACTGCGCCGCCGCCTGCCGAGGCCGGGGGCGTGGATGGTGCGGCTGCGCCACATCCTGTCGGTGCCAATGTTCCTAACCGCGCTGGCGCTCGCCTGGGTGCTGGGGCGGCAGGCAGGGGTCAACGCGATGACGATCGGGCTGGCGGCGATCCTGCTCGCCGGATGCGGGCTGTGGTGGACCGGGCAGCGGCAGGCGGGCGGACGTGTGCGCGCATGGTGGCCGGCGATCCCGGCGCTGGTGCTTGGTCTGCTGGCGGTGATACTGGTGAAACCGCAGGCGGCGACGGCGTCGGTCGCGACGGGGATCGCCGGGGCTGAGCCGTTCAGCGAGACGCGGCTCGCGGCGCTGCAGCGCGAGGGGCGGCCGGTGTTCGCCTATTTCACCGCCGACTGGTGCCTGACGTGCAAGGTGAACGAGAAAGCGGCGATCGAGACCGCGGCAACGGCGCGCGCGTTCGCCAACGGCAAGGTCGCGGTGCTGGTCGGCGACTGGACCGACGGCGATCCCATACTCGGCCGCTTCATCGAGGCGCACAACCGCGCCGGAGTGCCGCTATACTTGTGGTACCCGAAGGGCGCGAAGCAGCCACGCGTGCTGCCGCAGCTGCTTACTACCGGGATGCTGACCGCGCTGCCTGGCAGGTGA
- a CDS encoding amidohydrolase, with the protein MRRALAIALMLAAVPAGADGIVDNVNGIAPTADGRVVRFKAVLIDKDGRVTRLVPPGEAPPKLSRKELKKNAGKPLYDWRVDMGGKTLLPGFIDAHGHVMGLGFGVLSLDLSMTKSLGEAKSRIAAYIAANPDRKWIQGRGWNQEAWGLGRFPTAADLDDVAQGHAIWLERADGHAGWANSVAMREAGVTASTPAPAGGRIEKSGGAPSGVFVDAAMQLIEKALPQPLPKERDAAFLEAQRVLLSNGVTAVADMGTTLDDWLSYRRMGDINALRVRIMSYAAGTETASRVGGKGPTPWLYADRLRMGGVKIYVDGALGSRGAALKAPYADAPGEKGLAFLTDTQLQNQMSRAAMDNFQLAVHAIGDRANAQTLDAIQVLSETYTGDRRWRIEHAQVVDPADLKSFGKFGTIASMQPTHATGDRTMAEARLGPARLAGAYAWRSMLANGARLAFGSDFPVEKPDPWAGWAAGYTRQDAAGQPAGGWRPEEAVTREQAWWAFTGGAAYAGFAEKQFGNLAPGQKADFIIVDRDPLAGDAAALRATRVEQTWIGGEKAWSRGGEAANGAPPRR; encoded by the coding sequence ATGAGGCGCGCGCTCGCCATCGCGCTGATGCTCGCCGCCGTGCCCGCGGGCGCGGACGGGATTGTCGACAACGTCAACGGCATCGCGCCGACTGCTGATGGGCGCGTCGTGCGCTTCAAGGCGGTGCTGATCGACAAGGACGGGCGCGTCACGCGGCTGGTGCCGCCGGGTGAGGCGCCGCCCAAGCTCAGCCGCAAGGAGCTGAAGAAGAACGCTGGCAAGCCGCTGTACGACTGGCGCGTCGACATGGGTGGCAAGACGCTGCTGCCCGGCTTCATCGATGCGCACGGGCATGTGATGGGGCTGGGCTTCGGCGTGCTCTCACTCGACCTGTCGATGACCAAGTCGCTGGGCGAGGCGAAGAGCCGGATCGCGGCGTACATCGCCGCCAATCCCGACCGCAAGTGGATCCAGGGGCGCGGCTGGAACCAGGAAGCGTGGGGACTGGGGCGCTTCCCGACCGCCGCGGATCTCGACGACGTCGCGCAGGGCCATGCGATCTGGCTCGAACGCGCGGACGGCCATGCCGGCTGGGCGAACAGCGTCGCGATGCGCGAAGCAGGCGTGACGGCGAGCACGCCGGCGCCCGCCGGCGGGCGGATCGAGAAGAGCGGCGGCGCGCCGTCGGGCGTGTTCGTCGACGCGGCGATGCAGCTGATCGAGAAGGCATTGCCGCAGCCGTTGCCCAAGGAGCGCGACGCGGCGTTCCTGGAGGCGCAGCGCGTGCTGCTGTCGAACGGCGTCACCGCCGTGGCGGACATGGGAACGACGCTCGACGACTGGCTGAGCTATCGCCGGATGGGCGACATCAACGCGTTGCGCGTGCGCATCATGAGCTATGCCGCGGGGACGGAGACGGCGAGCCGCGTCGGCGGCAAGGGGCCGACGCCGTGGCTCTACGCCGATCGGCTGCGGATGGGCGGCGTCAAGATCTACGTCGACGGCGCGCTCGGCTCGCGCGGTGCGGCGCTGAAGGCGCCTTATGCCGATGCGCCGGGCGAGAAGGGGCTCGCGTTCCTCACCGATACGCAGCTGCAGAACCAGATGAGCCGCGCCGCGATGGACAATTTTCAGCTCGCGGTGCACGCGATCGGCGACCGCGCCAATGCGCAGACGCTGGACGCGATCCAGGTGCTGAGCGAGACCTATACCGGCGACCGGCGCTGGCGGATCGAGCACGCGCAGGTGGTCGATCCCGCCGATCTCAAGAGCTTCGGCAAGTTCGGCACGATCGCCTCGATGCAGCCGACGCATGCGACCGGGGACCGGACGATGGCCGAGGCGCGGCTGGGGCCGGCGCGACTGGCCGGCGCCTATGCGTGGCGATCGATGCTGGCGAACGGCGCGCGGCTGGCGTTCGGATCGGACTTCCCGGTCGAGAAGCCCGATCCCTGGGCCGGCTGGGCGGCGGGCTATACAAGGCAGGACGCGGCTGGGCAGCCGGCGGGCGGCTGGCGGCCGGAGGAGGCGGTGACGCGCGAGCAGGCGTGGTGGGCGTTCACCGGCGGCGCGGCCTATGCCGGGTTTGCCGAGAAGCAGTTCGGCAACCTCGCGCCGGGGCAGAAAGCGGACTTCATCATCGTCGATCGCGATCCGCTGGCGGGCGATGCCGCGGCGCTGCGCGCGACGCGCGTCGAGCAGACGTGGATCGGCGGCGAGAAGGCGTGGTCGCGTGGCGGTGAAGCCGCAAACGGGGCGCCGCCGCGGCGCTAG
- a CDS encoding threonine ammonia-lyase produces the protein MATAAKPTTTQPVTIDDVRAAHARIRDSIVRTPTLISRTLSALTGATIYLKFENLQFTAAYKERGALNTLLQLSDEAKARGVIAASAGNHAQGLAYHANRLGVPATIVMPTNTPTVKVVQTEGHGATVVLHGNTFDAAYAHARVLEAERGYTFVHPFDDARVIAGQGTVAIEMLEDVPGIDMLVVPIGGGGLISGMATVARAADHPIEIVGVEAELFPSMYNRTRGTDMPCAGDTLAEGIAVKEPGVVTSRMVEALVDDIVLVSERSLEEAVSLLLQIEKTVVEGAGAAGLAAMLANKERFAGKTVGVVLCGGNIDTRLLANVLLRDLARSGRLARLRIRLQDQPGALYNVARIFDQERVNILELAHQRIFTNLPAKGLSLDVECETRDRAHLDRLLTALETAAYEVKLIELA, from the coding sequence ATGGCGACTGCGGCGAAACCGACGACGACCCAACCCGTCACCATCGACGACGTGCGCGCCGCCCACGCGCGCATCCGCGATTCGATCGTCCGCACGCCGACGCTGATCAGCCGTACGCTCTCCGCGCTGACCGGCGCGACAATTTACCTCAAGTTCGAGAATCTCCAGTTCACCGCCGCCTATAAGGAGCGCGGCGCGCTCAACACGCTGCTTCAGCTCAGCGACGAGGCGAAGGCGCGCGGCGTGATCGCCGCCTCGGCGGGCAACCACGCGCAGGGGCTCGCCTATCACGCCAATCGCCTCGGCGTGCCCGCGACGATCGTGATGCCCACCAATACGCCAACGGTGAAGGTTGTGCAGACCGAAGGCCATGGCGCGACGGTAGTGCTGCACGGCAATACGTTCGACGCCGCTTATGCCCACGCCCGCGTGCTCGAGGCGGAGCGCGGCTACACCTTCGTCCACCCGTTCGACGACGCGCGCGTCATCGCCGGCCAGGGCACCGTCGCGATCGAGATGCTCGAGGACGTGCCGGGGATCGACATGCTCGTCGTGCCGATCGGCGGCGGCGGGCTGATCTCGGGCATGGCGACGGTGGCGCGCGCCGCCGATCATCCGATCGAGATCGTCGGGGTGGAGGCGGAGCTGTTCCCGTCGATGTACAACCGCACGCGCGGCACCGACATGCCGTGCGCCGGCGATACGCTGGCCGAGGGCATCGCCGTCAAGGAACCCGGCGTCGTCACCTCGCGTATGGTCGAGGCGCTGGTGGACGATATCGTGCTCGTTTCCGAACGCAGCCTCGAGGAAGCGGTCAGCCTGCTGCTCCAGATCGAGAAGACTGTGGTCGAGGGCGCCGGAGCCGCCGGGCTCGCGGCGATGCTCGCCAACAAGGAACGCTTCGCGGGCAAGACGGTCGGCGTCGTGCTGTGCGGCGGCAACATCGATACGCGGCTCCTCGCCAACGTCCTGCTGCGCGATCTCGCGCGATCGGGGCGGCTCGCCCGGCTGCGCATCCGGCTGCAGGATCAGCCCGGCGCGCTCTACAACGTCGCGCGGATCTTCGATCAGGAACGCGTTAACATCCTCGAGCTCGCGCATCAGCGCATATTTACCAACCTGCCCGCCAAGGGGCTGAGCCTCGACGTCGAATGCGAGACACGCGATCGCGCGCACCTCGATCGCCTCCTCACCGCGCTCGAGACCGCGGCCTATGAGGTGAAGCTGATTGAACTTGCCTGA
- a CDS encoding circularly permuted type 2 ATP-grasp protein has product MGQTAFDEIMGDGGEARPELADLVRWLDETPTDDLRRRQEAAETTFRQLGITFAVYGDNDASERIIPFDIVPRVFLADEWTRLSAGLIQRVEAINAFLDDIYGKQEILKAGVLPEELILSNPQFRPEIVGIHPPHGVWAHICGIDLVRTGPDDFFVLEDNARTPSGVSYMLENREAMVRLCPELFEQFRVAAVDSYPDRLLETMRSVAPRTCGQNPNCVVLTPGHYNSAYYEHSFLADSMGIELVEAADLVVDEDVVYMRTIAGRVKVDVIYRRVDDDFLDPLVFRPDSMLGVPGLIAAYAAGNVAIMNAPGNGIADDKAIYSYMPEIVRFYSGKDAALPNVETFRCREPEALRYTLDHLDELVVKLVDGSGGYGMLVGPTASKAEIAAFREALVAEPHRYIAQPTLALSTVPTLADRGLSPRHVDFRPFVLTGSKGVQVVPGGLTRVALKEGSLVVNSSQGGGTKDSFVLLDTGQRPVQSQVMMGGSMVQEQSL; this is encoded by the coding sequence ATGGGGCAGACGGCGTTCGACGAAATCATGGGGGATGGGGGCGAGGCGCGCCCCGAATTGGCGGACCTGGTCCGCTGGCTGGACGAAACGCCGACCGACGATCTGCGCCGCCGCCAGGAAGCCGCCGAGACGACCTTCCGCCAGCTCGGCATCACCTTCGCGGTCTATGGCGACAACGACGCGAGCGAGCGGATCATCCCGTTCGACATCGTGCCGCGCGTGTTCCTCGCCGACGAGTGGACGCGTCTGTCCGCGGGGCTGATCCAGCGTGTCGAGGCGATCAACGCATTCCTCGACGACATCTACGGTAAGCAGGAGATCCTGAAGGCTGGCGTGCTGCCCGAGGAGCTGATCCTCTCCAACCCGCAATTCCGCCCGGAGATCGTCGGCATCCACCCGCCGCACGGCGTGTGGGCGCATATTTGCGGGATCGATCTGGTGCGCACCGGGCCCGACGATTTCTTCGTGCTCGAGGACAATGCCCGCACGCCATCGGGCGTCAGCTACATGCTCGAGAATCGCGAGGCGATGGTGCGGCTGTGCCCCGAGCTGTTCGAGCAGTTCCGCGTCGCGGCGGTCGACAGCTACCCCGACCGGCTGCTCGAGACGATGCGATCGGTCGCGCCGCGCACCTGCGGGCAGAACCCAAATTGCGTCGTGCTGACGCCGGGCCACTACAATTCGGCCTATTACGAACACAGTTTCCTCGCCGATTCGATGGGGATCGAACTGGTCGAGGCGGCCGATCTCGTGGTGGACGAGGACGTCGTCTACATGCGCACGATCGCGGGGCGCGTGAAGGTGGACGTGATCTATCGCCGCGTCGACGACGATTTCCTCGATCCCCTGGTGTTCCGCCCCGATTCGATGCTTGGCGTGCCGGGGCTGATCGCCGCCTATGCCGCCGGCAACGTCGCGATCATGAACGCGCCCGGCAACGGCATCGCCGACGACAAGGCGATCTACAGCTACATGCCCGAGATCGTCCGCTTCTATTCGGGCAAGGACGCGGCTTTGCCCAACGTCGAGACGTTCCGCTGCCGCGAGCCCGAGGCGCTGCGCTACACGCTCGATCATCTGGACGAGCTGGTCGTCAAGCTGGTCGACGGATCGGGCGGTTACGGGATGCTCGTCGGGCCGACCGCGTCGAAGGCGGAGATCGCGGCGTTCCGCGAGGCGCTGGTTGCCGAGCCGCACCGCTATATCGCGCAGCCGACGCTGGCGCTGTCAACCGTACCGACGCTCGCCGACCGGGGCCTGAGCCCGCGCCACGTCGATTTTCGCCCGTTCGTGCTGACGGGATCGAAGGGCGTGCAGGTGGTGCCCGGCGGGCTGACGCGCGTCGCACTGAAGGAGGGGTCGCTGGTGGTGAATTCGTCGCAGGGCGGGGGCACCAAGGACAGTTTCGTGCTGCTCGACACCGGGCAACGCCCGGTCCAGTCGCAGGTGATGATGGGCGGCAGCATGGTGCAGGAGCAATCGCTGTGA